The following proteins are encoded in a genomic region of Micropterus dolomieu isolate WLL.071019.BEF.003 ecotype Adirondacks linkage group LG04, ASM2129224v1, whole genome shotgun sequence:
- the pgm2 gene encoding phosphoglucomutase-2 isoform X2 codes for MENGSCTTGDSKLDQAVRQWLLYDKNPKTVSMVQDLVKEGAVEALKKCFSSRMEFGTAGLRAPMGPGITCMNDLTIIQTTQGFCCYLEESIGNLKERGVVIGYDARAHPPSGGSSKRFACLAAAVFISRGVPVHLFSDITPTPFVVYWENGAQIVSPHDKGISKAIEENLEPWPDSWNTEEALKSPLLKDPYKDTHTQYFKAIQKHCHHRDINKSSEVKIVHTSVHGVGHTFVQSAFKAFDLHPPYAVEEQKDPDPEFPTIKYPNPEEGEGVLMLSFALAEREGAAIVLANDPDADRLAIAEKQKSDLWRVFSGNELGALLGWWMFRCWKQENSDAAAVKNLYMLSSTVSSKILRAIALKEGFHFEETLTGFKWMGNRARDLLDQGKTVVFAFEEAIGYMCSPSVLDKDGVSAAAIAGEMISFLATKNTSLSQQLTTIYEEYGYHISKNSYFICHDQDVIRSLFERLRNYSGEKESYPTECGRFSISAVRDLTTGYDSNQPSNKAVLPTSSSSQMITFTFSNGGVATMRTSGTEPKIKYYTELCAAPGNSDVKQLKKELDDLVDAIVENFFEPEKNKLQPKPE; via the exons ATGGAAAATGGTTCGTGCACAACCGGTGACTCCAAGCTGGACCAGGCTGTCAGGCAGTGGCTGCTGTATGACAAG AACCCCAAGACAGTGTCAATGGTGCAGGATCTGGTGAAGGAAGGAGCGGTGGAGGCTCTGAAGAAATGTTTCTCCTCCAGGATGGAGTTTGGTACAGCAGGTCTGAGAGCACCCATGGGCCCCGGCATAACCTGTATGAATGACCTCACTATCATCCAGACCACACAG GGCTTCTGTTGCTATCTAGAGGAGAGTATTGGGAACCTTAAGGAGCGAGGGGTGGTGATTGGATACGATGCCCGTGCCCACCCTCCCAGCGGCGGCAGCAGCAAGCGCTTTGCCTGCCTGGCTGCAGCTGTATTCATCAGCCGAGGGGTTCCTGTCCACCTCTTCTCTGACATCACCCCTACACCCTTTGTG GTGTACTGGGAGAATGGAGCCCAGATTGTGTCTCCTCATGACAAAGGTATCTCCAAGGCCATAGAGGAGAACCTGGAGCCCTGGCCTGACTCCTGGAACACAGAGGAGGCTCTGAAGAGCCCCTTGCTCAAAGATCCCTACAAGGACACCCACACTCAATACTTCAAAGCCATCCAGAAACACTGTCATCACAG GGACATAAACAAGAGCTCAGAGGTGAAAATTGTGCATACATCTGTGCATGGCGTTGGCCATACATTTGTCCAGTCAGCTTTCAAGGCCTTTGACCTTCACCCTCCCTATGCTGTAGAGGAACAGAAAGATCCAGATCCTGAATTCCCCACAATCAAATATCCAAATcctgaggagggagagggagttCTG atgcTGTCGTTTGCAttggcagagagggagggggccGCTATTGTGTTGGCGAATGACCCCGATGCTGATCGACTGGCCATCGCTGAGAAGCAGAAgag TGATCTGTGGCGAGTGTTCAGTGGTAATGAGTTGGGGGCATTGCTTGGCTGGTGGATGTTCCGCTGCTGGAAACAGGAAAACTCTGacgctgctgctgtgaaaaaccTCTACATGCTGTCGAGCACAGTCTCATCCAAGATACTGCGCGCCATCGCTCTCAAGGAGGGCTTCCACTTTGAG GAAACGCTAACAGGGTTCAAGTGGATGGGAAACAGAGCCAGAGACCTTTTGGACCAGGGCAAGACTGTTGTGTTTGCCTTTGAGGAGGCCATAG GGTATATGTGTAGTCCCTCTGTATTGGACAAGGATGGTGTGAGTGCTGCAGCCATAGCAGGAGAGATGATTTCCTTTTTGGCCACGAAAAACACAAGCCTTTCTCAACAACTCACTACCATCTATGAAGA GTATGGTTACCACATCAGTAAGAACTCCTATTTCATCTGCCATGACCAGGATGTGATCCGCAGCTTGTTTGAGCGTCTGCGCAATTACAGTGGCGAGAAGGAATCATATCCCACTGAATGTGGTCGCTTCTCCATCTCCGCTGTCCGAGACTTGACCACCGGCTACGACAGCAACCAGCCCAGTAACAAGGCT GTTCTTCCCACCTCCAGTTCCAGTCAGATGATCACTTTTACCTTCTCCAACGGGGGTGTTGCCACCATGAGGACCAGCGGCACTGAGCCAAAAATCAAATACTACACTGAACTCTGTGCTGCTCCTGGTAACAG TGATGTGAAACAGCTGAAGAAGGAACTGGATGACTTGGTTGATGCCATTGTCGAAAACTTCTTCGAGCCAGAGAAGAATAAGCTGCAGCCCAAGCCGGAGTAG
- the pgm2 gene encoding phosphoglucomutase-2 isoform X1, with amino-acid sequence MENGSCTTGDSKLDQAVRQWLLYDKNPKTVSMVQDLVKEGAVEALKKCFSSRMEFGTAGLRAPMGPGITCMNDLTIIQTTQGFCCYLEESIGNLKERGVVIGYDARAHPPSGGSSKRFACLAAAVFISRGVPVHLFSDITPTPFVPFTVSHLGLCAGIMVTASHNPKQDNGYKVYWENGAQIVSPHDKGISKAIEENLEPWPDSWNTEEALKSPLLKDPYKDTHTQYFKAIQKHCHHRDINKSSEVKIVHTSVHGVGHTFVQSAFKAFDLHPPYAVEEQKDPDPEFPTIKYPNPEEGEGVLMLSFALAEREGAAIVLANDPDADRLAIAEKQKSDLWRVFSGNELGALLGWWMFRCWKQENSDAAAVKNLYMLSSTVSSKILRAIALKEGFHFEETLTGFKWMGNRARDLLDQGKTVVFAFEEAIGYMCSPSVLDKDGVSAAAIAGEMISFLATKNTSLSQQLTTIYEEYGYHISKNSYFICHDQDVIRSLFERLRNYSGEKESYPTECGRFSISAVRDLTTGYDSNQPSNKAVLPTSSSSQMITFTFSNGGVATMRTSGTEPKIKYYTELCAAPGNSDVKQLKKELDDLVDAIVENFFEPEKNKLQPKPE; translated from the exons ATGGAAAATGGTTCGTGCACAACCGGTGACTCCAAGCTGGACCAGGCTGTCAGGCAGTGGCTGCTGTATGACAAG AACCCCAAGACAGTGTCAATGGTGCAGGATCTGGTGAAGGAAGGAGCGGTGGAGGCTCTGAAGAAATGTTTCTCCTCCAGGATGGAGTTTGGTACAGCAGGTCTGAGAGCACCCATGGGCCCCGGCATAACCTGTATGAATGACCTCACTATCATCCAGACCACACAG GGCTTCTGTTGCTATCTAGAGGAGAGTATTGGGAACCTTAAGGAGCGAGGGGTGGTGATTGGATACGATGCCCGTGCCCACCCTCCCAGCGGCGGCAGCAGCAAGCGCTTTGCCTGCCTGGCTGCAGCTGTATTCATCAGCCGAGGGGTTCCTGTCCACCTCTTCTCTGACATCACCCCTACACCCTTTGTG CCTTTCACAGTTTCCCACCTTGGTCTGTGTGCTGGGATTATGGTGACTGCCTCTCACAACCCCAAACAGGACAATGGCTACAAG GTGTACTGGGAGAATGGAGCCCAGATTGTGTCTCCTCATGACAAAGGTATCTCCAAGGCCATAGAGGAGAACCTGGAGCCCTGGCCTGACTCCTGGAACACAGAGGAGGCTCTGAAGAGCCCCTTGCTCAAAGATCCCTACAAGGACACCCACACTCAATACTTCAAAGCCATCCAGAAACACTGTCATCACAG GGACATAAACAAGAGCTCAGAGGTGAAAATTGTGCATACATCTGTGCATGGCGTTGGCCATACATTTGTCCAGTCAGCTTTCAAGGCCTTTGACCTTCACCCTCCCTATGCTGTAGAGGAACAGAAAGATCCAGATCCTGAATTCCCCACAATCAAATATCCAAATcctgaggagggagagggagttCTG atgcTGTCGTTTGCAttggcagagagggagggggccGCTATTGTGTTGGCGAATGACCCCGATGCTGATCGACTGGCCATCGCTGAGAAGCAGAAgag TGATCTGTGGCGAGTGTTCAGTGGTAATGAGTTGGGGGCATTGCTTGGCTGGTGGATGTTCCGCTGCTGGAAACAGGAAAACTCTGacgctgctgctgtgaaaaaccTCTACATGCTGTCGAGCACAGTCTCATCCAAGATACTGCGCGCCATCGCTCTCAAGGAGGGCTTCCACTTTGAG GAAACGCTAACAGGGTTCAAGTGGATGGGAAACAGAGCCAGAGACCTTTTGGACCAGGGCAAGACTGTTGTGTTTGCCTTTGAGGAGGCCATAG GGTATATGTGTAGTCCCTCTGTATTGGACAAGGATGGTGTGAGTGCTGCAGCCATAGCAGGAGAGATGATTTCCTTTTTGGCCACGAAAAACACAAGCCTTTCTCAACAACTCACTACCATCTATGAAGA GTATGGTTACCACATCAGTAAGAACTCCTATTTCATCTGCCATGACCAGGATGTGATCCGCAGCTTGTTTGAGCGTCTGCGCAATTACAGTGGCGAGAAGGAATCATATCCCACTGAATGTGGTCGCTTCTCCATCTCCGCTGTCCGAGACTTGACCACCGGCTACGACAGCAACCAGCCCAGTAACAAGGCT GTTCTTCCCACCTCCAGTTCCAGTCAGATGATCACTTTTACCTTCTCCAACGGGGGTGTTGCCACCATGAGGACCAGCGGCACTGAGCCAAAAATCAAATACTACACTGAACTCTGTGCTGCTCCTGGTAACAG TGATGTGAAACAGCTGAAGAAGGAACTGGATGACTTGGTTGATGCCATTGTCGAAAACTTCTTCGAGCCAGAGAAGAATAAGCTGCAGCCCAAGCCGGAGTAG